Genomic segment of Saccopteryx bilineata isolate mSacBil1 chromosome 9, mSacBil1_pri_phased_curated, whole genome shotgun sequence:
CAGTGGCAATGGAAACAGGCAAAGTCCTAGTGTCCACAGAGCTtttattctagagagagagactctaaataaatatacagtgtCAAGGTGTGGTAAGTGCGGTTAGGAAATGAAGTAAGTGGATAAGGGGTGATAATGGTTAGTGGCCAGAGCAAGCCTCTCCAAAGAGGTGACAATTTGAGGAGAGACTGAAGTGAGGAGGTGAGCTGGGCATGATTCTGGGGGCTTTGAGCTGGGGGTGAATCTGCAGTGTTTAAAGAAGAGCCAAGGTTACTGTGGCTGTAGCAGATTGAACAAAGAGGAGAGTAAGGAAATAAGGAGATGTATATAAAGATGGTCAAGAGaggaaaatagaaagagagatagaggaagatatagaaacaaaaagagagggagggagggaagaaaacattgaaacaccaggagggaaagagacactgagagagagagagccacccAGCCTCCTTGAAAGGGAAGGACCCTGCAAGGAGATGCACAGAGGTGTCCTTATGaattgttattatttgttttgatGTTAAATGAAGGATGTCTGGGTGGGGATGTCCCCATCTGCTCTCACCTCAAGGCCTTGTCCCCTGCTCTGGGGACCCCTGTGGCCACACAGCTCACAGGAAGCCTCCGGTGTCCAGGCTGTCTTTTGCCCCAAGGGCCCAAAGCCCCCAACGTCCCCTGCTGGGTCCCACTCTAATTCTGCGGGAGTGGGGAGACTACTGGGTGCCCAGGGTCCCCAGACCCCACCAGGTCCCGGCCAGTCTGAGTCCGCCTCAAATTCCAAATCCTGGTCCAATCTGTTGGCCTCCTTGAATACCTGGTCAGAGGACAGAGGTAATGAGGGTTGTGAAACTGGTACCAGGGCCGGGGACCACCAGGGTGGAACATACCAGGCTGTAGCTGAGCAGTTGGGCCTGTAGCCACCACAGCCGCCAGAAGATGCTGTCTTGGTGGGCTCTGAGGGCCCTCAGGACCCGCTGCAGGGATGCCCGGGCCCGAGGCTCGCTCTGCTGTGCCAGCTCCTCACTGAACGCCAGCAGTGCGTCTACACGCTCAGCTGCCCCACATAGGTCTGCCTGTAGGGTCTGGGAACACATGGTTGGACCACTCCCCTACTGCAACACACACACCAGGGGAACGAGAGGTCTGGGGTCTGGAGTTACATGCCCCCCTTTCCTACCCAGATACCTAGAACATGAAATAAACCCCATTTTCCACCCCAGGGAGCTGGCAACCATTCCTGAGGCCCTGCCCACCTTCCCACCCCTTGACCTCTCATTTCCCTTTCCCACCTGCAGCTGGACCATCCTGCTCTGGGTTGATGTCCAGGGACACAGTCCTCGCTCTAGGTCCTGTAGCCGGAGGCCCAAGCCCAACAGGCAAAGGTGCAGGCTGTCCTGCTCAGCCTCCAATACCTCCCAGCCAGGGATGGGGCTCTGGGGAACACAAGGGGCTGAGTCAGTGCTGGTGGGCCAACCAAGAGCTTGCCCCAACTCTCACTGCCACCCCTCTTGTGCAGAGTCCTGCCTTCTGGATGTTTCTCTACAGCAGAGTCCATCTCTGGGTCTGCATCAGGGCTGCTCCTACCTGGAGTCCTTCCCAGTGGAGCAAGACCTGAGGACCTCTAGTTCCAAGTTTCCAGGTTCTGAAGGCCCCTAGAAGCTTGGACGCGCAGGGCCTGGGAGAGGTTAATGGAGCTGGACACCCCCATAAGGCATGAGGAGGCACCAAGAGCAATCATGAAATACTTCTGTTTGAAATACTTCTCCAGTGATTGGTAAAGAATCATATTCTAGAGCGTCCCTCCCTCCACTGGTGCCTAACACTTCCAGAATCATCACTTCATCCCAGTGTGAAAGCCAGAGTCTAGgggaaagaggggggggtgggggcacaaGGGTCCTGGGCCACCTCAGCTCACCTCACGATGCTTTCCCCCAGTGAGGTCCTCACGGGAAGAGGGCATTGACAATCCGGAGTGATCAGCAGTAGGCTCAGCGTCCCTCAGCCCACCCTGGGAGTGCTCTGAAGGGTCCAAAGAGTCCTGCCCCAATTTCTGGGCTTGCTCTGGCCTGGGAGTCAGAGGGCATTGGCAGACCCTTGGGTGAGCCTAGGTGCCCATTATCCACCCTAGCCTATCCGTCCCCAGCTCCCCTCCCACGTCCCCAGGCGATCATAGCCACAGTACTCTTACCCTCAAAGAGCCCCTGCTACTGCTGCCACCCTGTTAGGACCCAAGTTTCAAAAGCCCCAACCCCTACCTAATTCTTTCCTCTTCAGAAGCAGAACAGATGGTGCATCCAGCAATATCCAGTTCCCTAGGGGCTCCAGGGGGATGGTTGAGGAGCTCTGAGTGGGGTCTAGGGTCCAGAGATGGGTACAGGGCCATAGCTGGAGGTCTGGAGACAGTGTCAGTGAGGATCCCCAGTAAGAGCCCTTTTTCTAGCCAGTGGTGTCCCCCAAGACACCCACGGTAGGACACACCCAGGCCTGAGGCAGATGGAGGCTCAGCTTCACCTCCTTCCAAGTGAAACTTGGGCCCAGGTTATTTGATGCCAGGTCAGGTGACAGTGGCACCAGTTAACTCCCTAGCAGGCCCGTAGCTGAATTTCCCaagctcaccccaccccacccaatgGCATTCTAGATATAACCCTGCCCCTGCAAGAATCCTGGATTCTGTCTGGCTCATCTGACCCCCAGGACTCACACCATCTAAGGTCCCAGACTCAGCGACCTTCAGGAACACAagcatctgccccccccccatctaaaaacaaagaaagattttTGTCGGTTTATTTGAAATGAAGCCTTTTTCTGTGGTTCCCACAAAGttatcaggaaaataaataactCGGGGAGCCGCCTCTGCCCCACGGTTTCAAAGTCCGGAGTCGATAGCCCTGGAAGCCTAGCGGGTCCTGAGTCCAGGTCCCAGGTCACTTGCTGAGGAGGAGGCCGGCACGCAGCACGCGGGGCACCCGGCGGATGGTCAAGGAGACGCGGGTGCCGCGGACCAGGCAGGCTCCGGGCCGCGCCGATGGGCAGGCAGCCGCATTGAGCGGCAGGGAGGCGGTGTCAAGCGGGTCTACGCAGGCGGCGGCGATGCCGTGGAGGAGACGCGTGTAGGCGGTGCCACGGAGCACCAGCAGGCTACGGGGTTCCAGCAGCAGCGAGGTGGCCGGCCGGGGCGGGGGCCGGGGCTGCAGGGCGTATCGACGGTCAGTGGGTCCACAGAAGTGAGAAGGGAAGCAAGAAGTTAGCAGACTTTGGGAGACGGGGCGAGGGTCAGCGAGTCCGGAGACAAAGGCTGAGTGGCAAGCGGGCTCTCAGGGATGGAAGCTTTGGAATGAAAGCCAGCAGGTCCCAGAGCCAGGACTATGGGGAACAGGGTGAAGGTGGGGTCAGCTATCCCTCGGGGGAATCAAGAACTCGGCTTCACCGGGGATCTCCAAGGGGCTGGGGCCGAGGGCTCAGTTTTTTCAGAGAACTGGGTTGTGAGTTTGAGAGAGGCCAGAAGATAGGggtgggaagacagagacagagatgatcTGGTGTAGTCTGGGTGTATCTGCAGACATCAAGTGTTTGAGGAAACCGGCACAGTAGGTGGAGTATTAGGGGTATCCGAGTGTGTAGTGCTAAAAAGGGAAGTCCTAAGGGGCAGCTGGGGTCAGGGTATCCAAGAGAGTTTCTGTCAACACTGGGGTATCAGAAATGCATCACTCAGAGAAAGAGGTTAGGGAAGCTATTGCCATAAGCAGCCCTCAGAGAGGACAGTCAGGCTATATATATCTAGGTGGTCCTTGAGCAGTGAGTCAGGGTTGAGGTGCTAAGGAGAATCTGGGCATACCCTATATGGCAGATCACACTattggagaggcagggaggaggtcAGTGTTGGGGTGCCCTATTCAGtaggcagagagagtcaggacATCTGGGAGGATGTCAGGGATACCCACGAGTGAATGGTGTTGGGCATCTGAGGATATCAGTGTCTGCTGGAGTACCGGGGGGCTCTACATGGGGCATATGGACCTTGGGCTACTGGAGCACTCTGAATGTGTGGGGCCAAGAGATCTCTGAGATGTCAGGGCATTCCAATCAGCAGGTGGGGGTATTGGAGTCTGTGAATAGCAAGATTTTTAAGGCACCCTGAAAGTAGATAGGTTAGATGTCTGGGAGGATGTGGCTGCACTCCATGAAGAGACGGGAAGGTATCCAGGAGGTTATCAGGGGTATGTTGTAGGCAGTCTTGGGACTGGGGCCTCTTAGCGGATGTGGGATGTCAGAGTGCCCACAGTGGCTGGGGCAGTGTCTCAGGGCCCACCTGCTCTGTAAGGTCATCATCCTTTGGCTGCCGCGGCTCGTAGAGATCCAGCATGGTGTGGGAGCCCAGACTGATGGTGCCGACGGTCGGGTAGTACAGTGGCCCATCCTCATGGGGCTGGGGAGTGGGCACCAGGGCTGGACATGGAAGGAGTCCATACCCCCCACCCTCTGGGGTAAGGGGAGCTTCCCAGCTGAGGACAGGGAGGTGAATGCCTGTTTGGGGCATGTGGCTGCTTAATGAGTAGAGGTTAGTCAATAAGATGTCCTACCCCATGATGGGTAAGAGGTCTGAGGTCGGGGTGAGGGTGTGTGGTTACCATGATGCCCTCCCCAGGCAGATACTGGTTCACAAGGACGTGATTGGCTGGGAGACCCCCAAAAAGACTGAGGTCAGACACTTTGTCCACGTAGCGCTGGAGCCACAGAGGGAGCCGCTCAGGAACCATCCCCCGGGGATGGGGGAGCCCACCTGGAGGAGGGCAATGGGGTCCTGAGAGCACCTAGCCAAGGAGCCCTGGCAGCTCAGTCCTCATTAATGATACTCCAGAGTTCGGTAGCACACAGTGTGACCTCCTCAGGAACGCCTCTTTGGAGATCACCACCCCACCCTTTAAAAGTTTCCTGATGCCTCTAAACCCCTCATCTCTTTGAGACACCCAACTTGTAAGGAAATCCCTAAACCTGCAGGACCTCTACTGACCCCTCAGTATCCTCCTAGCCCTTGGGACCTTGAACCCTCAAAGGCCCCCCAATATCTTGAGACTAACCAAACTGAGCCACCTGCCCCAGCCCATATCCTCAAATCACCCATACCCCCAGGCAGGAACACTTACCCCAGTTCTGTAACTTCCTCCCAGAGAGCTGGGTCCACTTTGGCTTTGGGGCATTGAAGAcctgggaagtggggagggagtcaCTCCTTTTTCAGGACCACCCTCTCTGATTCTCCCACCCAGGCCAACATAGAGGTCTTTACCTGGGGTGGAAATGGGTGATCTCAGTGTCTCGGGGATAATCCTCTGGGAGGGAGCGTTCCTAAGATTTTGCTATTTGCCCTTTCCCCTGTGGAGACTGCTGGCCCCAAAGCCCATCTATGTCTACTGGGATTGAGGAAAGGAACCAGGGTCACACAGTGGTCTGAATCTATGAGAGCTCTGGCTCTTTTAGCCCAGTAAATAGTCTGCACCCTGTAATTTACTAGGCTGTCTCAGAACAGTCTGACTTCTGGAACCTCCTTCTTCCTATCACCTGGGGAAGGAAATGTTCTAAGCTTGGCTATCTCAGCATAGCAAAGAGAGCACTTTGAAAAGTCTCCACTGCCAAAACCCCAAATTTCTAGAATGGCAATCTTCAAGAGGTCTATATTTCTGCTCAATCATCTCCTTGTTCCCTTTATGGTTATGGGGCTGGAATAGGCTATCTCAGCACAAGTCTGTGTTCTGTGGTTAACTTATTCCTGGGACTCAAAGTAGATAAGACTAGTTGGATCCTTGCTCTATAATTAAGGCTCTAGGCTGCAAAGGTTATCCCTGTGCAAGGActgagctttgtaagttcttcTTTCCCTGGGCTATCTCAGCCCCAAAAATCTGAACACTGCAAATTCTTCATTTCCCAAAACTCTAAGGCATGAACTGGGCTATCTCAGCCTATATTTATAACCTCCTTTTC
This window contains:
- the ALKBH6 gene encoding alpha-ketoglutarate-dependent dioxygenase alkB homolog 6 isoform X2, whose protein sequence is MELVSMEDQDSRVPALEPFRVDQAPPVIYYVPDFISKEEEEYLLRQVFNAPKPKWTQLSGRKLQNWGGLPHPRGMVPERLPLWLQRYVDKVSDLSLFGGLPANHVLVNQYLPGEGIMPRPPPRPATSLLLEPRSLLVLRGTAYTRLLHGIAAACVDPLDTASLPLNAAACPSARPGACLVRGTRVSLTIRRVPRVLRAGLLLSK
- the SYNE4 gene encoding nesprin-4; this translates as MVPPAMALYPSLDPRPHSELLNHPPGAPRELDIAGCTICSASEEERIRPEQAQKLGQDSLDPSEHSQGGLRDAEPTADHSGLSMPSSREDLTGGKHRESPIPGWEVLEAEQDSLHLCLLGLGLRLQDLERGLCPWTSTQSRMVQLQTLQADLCGAAERVDALLAFSEELAQQSEPRARASLQRVLRALRAHQDSIFWRLWWLQAQLLSYSLVFKEANRLDQDLEFEADSDWPGPGGVWGPWAPSSLPTPAELEWDPAGDVGGFGPLGQKTAWTPEASCELCGHRGPQSRGQGLEDILMLGLSHRKHLAGHQRRSLLQKSQDKKRQASSHLQDVMLEVDSGVPIPASRWPLTFLLLLLLFLVLVGAALLLLQSGGPCCSPARLARTPYLVLSYVNGPPPI
- the ALKBH6 gene encoding alpha-ketoglutarate-dependent dioxygenase alkB homolog 6 isoform X1; this translates as MELVSMEDQDSRVPALEPFRVDQAPPVIYYVPDFISKEEEEYLLRQVFNAPKPKWTQLSGRKLQNWGGLPHPRGMVPERLPLWLQRYVDKVSDLSLFGGLPANHVLVNQYLPGEGIMPHEDGPLYYPTVGTISLGSHTMLDLYEPRQPKDDDLTEQPRPPPRPATSLLLEPRSLLVLRGTAYTRLLHGIAAACVDPLDTASLPLNAAACPSARPGACLVRGTRVSLTIRRVPRVLRAGLLLSK
- the ALKBH6 gene encoding alpha-ketoglutarate-dependent dioxygenase alkB homolog 6 isoform X3, whose amino-acid sequence is MELVSMEDQDSRVPALEPFRVDQAPPVIYYVPDFISKEEEEYLLRQVFNAPKPKWTQLSGRKLQNWALVPTPQPHEDGPLYYPTVGTISLGSHTMLDLYEPRQPKDDDLTEQPRPPPRPATSLLLEPRSLLVLRGTAYTRLLHGIAAACVDPLDTASLPLNAAACPSARPGACLVRGTRVSLTIRRVPRVLRAGLLLSK
- the ALKBH6 gene encoding alpha-ketoglutarate-dependent dioxygenase alkB homolog 6 isoform X4, translated to MVPERLPLWLQRYVDKVSDLSLFGGLPANHVLVNQYLPGEGIMPHEDGPLYYPTVGTISLGSHTMLDLYEPRQPKDDDLTEQPRPPPRPATSLLLEPRSLLVLRGTAYTRLLHGIAAACVDPLDTASLPLNAAACPSARPGACLVRGTRVSLTIRRVPRVLRAGLLLSK